Proteins co-encoded in one Medicago truncatula cultivar Jemalong A17 chromosome 8, MtrunA17r5.0-ANR, whole genome shotgun sequence genomic window:
- the LOC11446213 gene encoding cytochrome P450 704C1, with the protein MLFQSIMDFLSNPLLFAALSASLTLLLVQLLLRKLNNKSNSMKKKKYHPVAGTVFNQMMNFNRLHHYMTDLARKYKTYRLLNPFRSEVYTSEPSNVEYILKTNFENYGKGLYNYQNLKDLLGDGIFTVDGEKWREQRKISSHEFSTRMLRDFSTSIFRKNAAKVANIVSEAANSNTKLEIQDIFMKSTLDSIFNVVFGTEIDSMCGTSEEGKNFANSFDNASALTLYRYVDVFWKIKKFLNIGSEAALRNNTEILNEFVIKLINTRIQQMKNSKGDSVRKGGDILSRFLQVKEYDTKYLRDIILNFVIAGKDTTGGTLSWFMYMLCKYPAVQEKAAQEVREATNTKTVSSCTEFVSSVTDEAIEKMNYVHAVLTETLRLYPALPFDAKICFADDTLPDGYSVKKGDMVSYQPYAMGRMKFIWGDDAEEFRPERWLDENGIFQPECPFKFTAFQAGPRICLGKEFAYRQMKIFSAVLLGCFRFKLNDEKKNVTYKTMITLHIDGGLEIKALYRN; encoded by the exons ATGCTATTCCAATCCATCATGGATTTTCTATCAAATCCTCTTCTTTTTGCAGCTTTGTCTGCATCTTTAACTCTTTTGTTGGTTCAACTTCTGCTCAGAAAATTGAACAACAAAAGCAATagtatgaagaagaagaagtatcATCCTGTTGCTGGCACTGTATTCAATCAGATGATGAACTTCAACAGACTTCATCATTATATGACTGATCTTGCAAGGAAATACAAGACATACAGGTTACTTAACCCTTTCAGAAGTGAAGTTTATACTTCAGAACCAAGTAATGTTGAGTATATACTCAAAACCAATTTTGAGAACTATGGAAAG GGGTTGTACAACTACCAAAATTTGAAGGATTTACTAGGAGATGGAATTTTCACCGTTGATGGCGAGAAATGGCGCGAGCAAAGGAAGATATCAAGTCATGAATTCTCCACCAGGATGTTAAGGGACTTTAGTACTTCAATATTCAGAAAAAATGCAGCAAAAGTTGCAAATATAGTGTCTGAAGCAGCAAATTCTAATACTAAATTAGAAATTCAA GATATTTTCATGAAATCAACACTGGATTCAATTTTCAATGTTGTATTTGGAACTGAAATTGACAGCATGTGTGGAACAAGTGAAGAAGGGAAGAATTTTGCCAATTCTTTTGATAATGCAAGCGCGTTAACTCTTTATCGTTATGTTGATGTCTTTTGGAAGATAAAGAAGTTTCTCAACATTGGATCAGAGGCAGCATTAAGAAACAATACTGAAATCTTAAATGAATTTGTCATTAAGCTAATCAACACTAGAATTCAACAAATGAAGAATTCAAAGGGTGATTCTGTT AGAAAAGGTGGAGATATTCTCTCAAGGTTTCTGCAAGTGAAGGAGTATGATACAAAATACTTAAGAGATATAATTctaaactttgttattgctGGGAAAGACACGACAGGCGGTACGCTTTCTTGGTTCATGTATATGCTATGCAAGTATCCTGCAGTACAAGAAAAAGCTGCACAAGAAGTGAGAGAAGCAACAAATACAAAAACAGTTAGTAGCTGCACTGAGTTTGTTTCAAGTGTAACTGATGAAGCAATTGAAAAGATGAATTATGTTCATGCAGTTCTCACTGAAACTCTCAGACTTTATCCTGCACTTCCTTTT GATGCAAAAATTTGCTTTGCTGATGACACATTACCAGATGGATATAGTGTAAAAAAAGGAGACATGGTGTCATACCAACCTTATGCAATGGGGAGGATGAAATTCATATGGGGTGATGATGCAGAGGAATTTAGACCTGAAAGATGGCTTgatgaaaatggaatttttCAGCCAGAATGCCCTTTCAAGTTTACGGCTTTTCAG GCAGGTCCTCGGATATGCCTAGGAAAGGAGTTTGCTTATAGACAGATGAAGATATTCTCAGCAGTTTTATTAGGTTGTTTTCGTTTCAAATTGAATGATGAGAAGAAAAATGTGACTTATAAGACAATGATAACTCTTCATATTGATGGAGGTCTTGAAATCAAAGCATTATACAGGAATTAG
- the LOC11444584 gene encoding F-box protein CPR1 has protein sequence MFRTNFFIPKHLEDDDETCLLVKEESRGFPVTNYLAFFPVVPPSYQPHENIHFNYTPYGFGYDSVSDDFKVIWKVYYPLEFRSGDWVYFPDKDDPFWERDVHELDLNDSFWEEKKLIFNLYDPFSEIYSLKSNSWRKLDGVDMPASCPRSLVNMNGFCHWLSIEGPVMVLFDFTKETFVATPLPSNSDIKYKQMKMGLVELDGSLSYITNYNQTPDFHIWVLGELGVKESWTKFFVVGPLTCPLISGISVANKNRIFFNENDFVLGWFDLNTQRIEKIEAKEESSCLHIAIYKENLLSFGGIV, from the exons ATGTTTCGCACCAATTTCTTCATACCTAAACATCTTGAGGACGATGATGAAACATGTCTCCTCGTAAAGGAAGAGTCACGGGGTTTCCCAGTCACGAATTACCTTGCATTCTTTCCG GTCGTTCCTCCTAGCTATCAACCACACGAAAACATTCACTTCAACTATACTCCTTATGGATTTGGTTATGACTCTGTTAGTGATGATTTTAAGGTGATTTGGAAGGTTTATTATCCCTTAGAATTTCGAAGTGGTGATTGGGTTTATTTTCCGGACAAGGATGATCCTTTTTGGGAGAGAGATGTGCACGAGCTGGATTTGAATGACAGTTTTTGGGAGGAAAAAAAGCTCATATTCAACTTGTATGACCCTTTCTCGGAGATTTATAGCCTCAAAAGTAATTCTTGGAGGAAACTCGATGGGGTTGATATGCCTGCTTCTTGCCCACGTTCTCTCGTGAACATGAATGGATTTTGCCATTGGTTGTCGATTGAAGGACCTGTTATGGTGTTGTTTGACTTTACCAAAGAGACATTCGTTGCAACACCATTACCCTCTAACTCagatataaaatataaacagaTGAAAATGGGATTGGTGGAATTAGATGGATCTCTTTCTTACATCACTAATTACAACCAGACGCCTGATTTTCACATTTGGGTTTTGGGTGAACTCGGTGTCAAAGAATCGTGGACTAAATTCTTTGTTGTTGGACCCTTAACTTGTCCTCTTATCTCTGGTATCTCAGTAGCGAACAAGAATCGTATATTCTTTAACGAAAATGATTTTGTGCTAGGCTGGTTTGATTTAAATACCCAAAGGATTGAGAAAATTGAAGCCAAAGAAGAGTCATCTTGTTTGCACATTGCAATTTATAAGGAAAACCTTCTTTCTTTCGGAGGAATAGTCTAA